A genomic region of Miscanthus floridulus cultivar M001 chromosome 3, ASM1932011v1, whole genome shotgun sequence contains the following coding sequences:
- the LOC136547329 gene encoding mitogen-activated protein kinase kinase kinase 5-like isoform X2 — protein sequence MAKHLSTAAPNLSLKGTPYWMAPEMVQATLMKDVGYDLAVDIWSLGCTIIEMFDGKPPWSDLEGVRPSDCSKPQEL from the exons ATGGCCAAGCAT TTAAGTACTGCAGCCCCTAATCTTTCACTGAAGGGAACACCATACTGGATGGCCCCAGAG ATGGTTCAAGCTACACTAATGAAAGATGTAGGCTATGATCTCGCTGTTGATATATGGAGTCTCGGCTGCACCATCATAGAGATGTTCGATGGAAAGCCTCCTTGGAGTGATCTTGAAGGG GTGAGGCCATCTGATTGCTCAAAGCCACAAGAATTGTGA
- the LOC136547329 gene encoding mitogen-activated protein kinase kinase kinase 5-like isoform X1: MAKHLSTAAPNLSLKGTPYWMAPEMVQATLMKDVGYDLAVDIWSLGCTIIEMFDGKPPWSDLEGPPSAGSNQFGSASPGDPAFSSPPSHRLP; encoded by the exons ATGGCCAAGCAT TTAAGTACTGCAGCCCCTAATCTTTCACTGAAGGGAACACCATACTGGATGGCCCCAGAG ATGGTTCAAGCTACACTAATGAAAGATGTAGGCTATGATCTCGCTGTTGATATATGGAGTCTCGGCTGCACCATCATAGAGATGTTCGATGGAAAGCCTCCTTGGAGTGATCTTGAAGGG CCTCcatccgcgggttccaatcaatttggtagtgcgtcaccgggtgatcccgccttttcttcaccaccgtctcataggctaccttga